The genomic window CATTGTGCTAAGTTTCACACAGGGTGAAATTTGTTCAGTGCATCTACATGAGCTGAATTGCGTTGCTTTCTTGATCAACTCAGTAGAGAGCAGAGGACGATGCGTATTGCAGTTGCAGGCAGTACAGCCTAGTAAGTAGTAGCGAAGAAGCAGTAAAAAAAAAGGGAGAAATTTATTCTTCCCATGGGATGGGATGGAATGTAGCAGTAGCGGTACCTGAGATGCTTGTCATCGTCCCGACCCGACCCCAGGTTTACCGGCTGCCGGAACTAGTCGCCATGGCCGGCCTCGGGGTCGTGGTCTCCTGGTGGCGGCGCCACTCTCTCCGGAGGGGAAGAAGGGATGGGGAAGGCCGCTGCTCCCTCGCCGAGTGGGCCCTAGCGCGCTCTGGTCCGAGCCCGAGgagagcaggggaggaggaggaggcgacggcggcggaagGGTGGAGCGACGGACTGACGGATGTGCGGTGTGAGAGGAATGGTGGGCTGGGTATGGGCTGGCCCAGCGGGCTCTACACAACCTACTACCTAGTATACCTACCACCACGAACCGCTCAAaatctaaaagaaaaaaaaaaagaaaaccgaaCCGCTAAAAAAACCTGCAGTCACAAAGAACCCGTCAAAAAAAAACCATCAGGAGGTGAGTCGGCGTAGCAAGAAACCCTAGCCGTCGTCACACCAATCATCCATGCCGGCCTGCCCCAACCCTCTGATCGTCGCCTCGGTGCCCGTCCGTTGCATGGTGAGATCCTCTTGATTATGTTTTAGTGTCACAACGAGATCATGAATAGAAGTCCTCTAACTCCAGTTTAGTCTCTATGACAGTTAGTGTGGTGTTGACGGAAAATTTGGGAGTTTCTGTCCCCTGCCGTTTTTGTGGACAACGGATTGGTTATTTGTGTTGTCCGTGGGTGTTATTTCACGGACTTGGTTCAAAACTTGGGGCTTTGGGGAGGGAGCTAGAGTTTTTTTGTTGGTTAACAATGGTCAAGAACGAATAAACAGATTGTTTTGCCTATGGGGAAGAAGATTTTATATATGCCCCCCCTTAAAATGGCATGTTACCCACTTCCTATGCGCCACCGGAGGCTCCTGACCTCATCCGGAGGTCCAATTGCTGGAAGTTCCGGGCCTACTTTAGTTGATTTCCGGGTGGACTCAATCGAAATTCATTTGGAGCTTCAACAACTCGGATCACTTGGATGCTTTGTCGGGTCCTTAGAGCTCTTGGATTCATTCAGCGGCGGCAGAGATTTTTGAAGCACAACAAAGGCAGACACATTGAATTTTCAGAATCGTTTTGGGTGGAAGGGGAGGGTTCACTCTAGGACTATTTTTGTGTATCGAATATCTTAATTATAGGTACTTAATTACCACATTTGCATCCTTTTGGTACCCCTCTTTGTAATATGATTTTTTAATGACTCAAGCATAAGAATAAAATGTATATAATTTAAACACCCCTTTGCTACATTTTCATGGGACTAATTGTGTATATTCAAACTCATGAGTAAGGTTAGTCCTAATCACTTATCATTAACACCACAAAGGGGTGTAGATGCCCTTTCCCGAGCCTCTGCGAGAAATGTCATCCGCCTGGTACGGTGATACTAACACAGAGTGGCGCCCCCACTGATATGCTTGTCACGATTGTCAATCTCCGTCATACGCAGTAGTGTACTATTACAGTGATATAACAAGGTTTGGTCATCTATAGTTCTTTCCATATACTTCAATGGCTGATATTCTCGGTGTTTTCTATCATCAAATATGTTGTGGTTaaggtaaaaaaaagaaaaaaggcatGTTATCTTATTTGTGATATCTCATTTGTTTAGAGTCGCTTTTGTGTCTATGGGTTTAGAGCCAATTGCTTGGTTGTATCCAATTTTCTCTTATATAAATCCAACTTatttcaaaaaaggaaaaaaaactgcaAAAAGAAATTTTCTCCCTGAGCATACAACATGCAACCACCAAAAAGTCATCTTGTTCTTAAACATAAACTACCTCTAAAAGAACAACATGTTAGTACAGAACTTATACAAGGATCGTCACACAACCCTTATGCGCATCATGGAATCAGTGGCTTTCTCAAGGTAGTTTCTGTGAAAGCACATAGCGGAGAAAAGGAAATTTTGCATGGTGCTAAGTCTAGATTATCATGATTGTGCATCTGCAAAAATTTATAACTGTGAGTGCAATCTGTACCTAACAAGCAAGATAACCAGCaaaaaaaagttttaaaaaaaCTAACAGTGATGTAATGCAAATAGATAAGATTTCAAATGCGCAAATAAGAAATTGCAACACAACTGCAGATTTCAAGAAGTGCAATTTCATCAAATTTAGTATTAGATAGTAGATACTGACAGTCTGACAGTTATATACCAATTTTCTTCTAAAAAATACCTCATGGTTTTGATGATTGTACTAACAAAGAAAAAGCAGGCATTATTAGATATGAAATCTGGAAATCTTTTCAGTTCTATTTTTGTAGTGACAGGAAATATTGTGGTCACTTTTCTCATCCCTTTTAACATGATGTAGTGTAACAGAACATATCTGCATAGAAACCATATATATAACAAGCCATTAAGCCCTTTGAGAAGAAGACCTTGTTCATATTAAACAGTCACAGAGTTGAACAACAACAGATAAGGTTAAGCCTCACATGAAAATAACCATAGAGGATAAACAAAAGGCACAGCAATCCAGGCCACCAGCAACCATCATCATTCTCGCCACATTCGCAATTGGTTCCAGTGTGCAGATTTCACCAATTCCACTGGTTCTTTCCTTCCACTGTGCAAATTTCAGCCAAAATTCACCACCTTGGACACAACATTGATTCTCAAAATTGACTACGCACATCCCAAACATGATGCTCCTACTCTTTCATAGAGACAAGGACACTAGCAACAAAGTAGCGGCTTTTTCCCGGGTGTTGGAGAAAGCATAGATGATCCTTCCATTTTACAGAAGCAAGGACAATTGTACAACAAGACGATCCCACTAGGGCAGGTTCCTTGAATCCTCAACATGACAGAAACAACCGTCTATTTTGAAGCCTCCACTTTTGATCAGATTCAAATCATCACCCTTtccagcagcagtagtagtagcaaCTAGTCCTAGAATCACATTAGTCTGCATTTCTCCTTGTTGTGTTTGCTTGTTGTACAGTGTTTGGTGGCTGTGATGTGAGTTTACCTGGCTGGCTGGGGAGACGATGCTGCTACTCCTGAAGTTCGTCCATGGCCTGGAGCAAGAAGGGCTGGAACCTGGTGATGTTCACCTTGACGTCCTGCTTCATGATGGTGTCGGCGAGCGCCTGCCACCCCTGCTTGTGGAGGGCCTTGGGGTCCTTGAACACCATGTGATCCCTTGGGTACTTGTCCTTGAGGCTCGTCTCCTCCTCGTCGATGTAGTACTCCACGTACCGGAGCTGCATGTCCCGCGCCGGCTGCCCATAGAAGTTGGTCGCCATCCAGTCCATGTTCCCCCACGGCACAATCTGCAGCACCACCCCGTTCGTCGGCAGGAAGATCTGGTTGGTCAGCCCGGCGCCGTGCACGGCCAGAAGCACGTCGGCGGAGTTCACCAGGGCCGCGAACGCCGGCACGTCGTCGCCAGCCTCCGCCACGGTCACGTTGAACCCGATCTCCGACGCCGCGGCGGCCACCTCGTCCTGGTTCAGCAGCTTGCGCGTGCCGCCGCGCGAGATGATCAGCATCCGCGGCTGCATCCCGGGCTCCGCCCCGAGCACCGCCGGCTGGTCGCGGCGGAGCCCGTACGCGGCTCGGAGGAAGCGGGTGTAGTCCAGCATGGTGTAGTTGCGCGGGTTGCGCGTCGGGTGAGGGGCGATGATGAGGTCGCGGTCGCGGTACATGCCGAGGTACCCGCGGGAGAAGCAGTGCACGTCGGCGTCGTCGTCGAAGTTGATCACGTCGTAGTTGGAGAGCCTGCGCAGCACCGGCGTGTACTTTTGCACCCACCATGGCTTGTAGTTGGTGATCAGCAGCTGCACCTCGCCTTTCAGGTGCGCCGTGGTGAGGAACAAGGGGATCAGCACGTCCGTGTTGTCGTGGAAGAAGTTGTCCGTGTACCCGGCGACGGAGAACACCACCGCGGGGACGCGATGCTGCTTCGTGCACTGTGGCGCGGCCTCAGGGGAGGCGACAGACTTGACAGTCACCTCCACCACGGCGGGCAGGAGGAAGTCGTCGTTCCGGGCGTAGGGCCGGAGCCGCTTCTCGCCCTTCTcgtcgaagccgccgccgccggacgggtTGACGAGGTACATTGTCTTCTGGCTGGGGCTGACGCGGATGTCGCCAGACAGCTTGCAGACCGCCGGCCGCGCGTAGGGGAACCCCTCGTCCACGCCATTTTCGTCGCAGCTCATCGGACCGGCGGCGacattgctgctgctgttgctcttcCTTTCTCCCTGAGCTGAATCCACCATCAAGAGTCGCATTAGATACCAGCAGATCTAGCAACCACATTTCTTTCTCTACAGAGAGATGTGGCACATCTTCTTTTTCTATACAAAGATCTAGTAGCACGTTTCTATTTCTAACAACTACTAATCCGGGGAAAATAATTAATTGAAGTGGGCAACCAAATTTTGCCCAGATTGCAGAGTACAGAGCATTGAATCTCTGAAAGAGGTTGCCTGCCTACCTGGGATTGATAATTTTGCTCTGCTTTCCTTCTAGTATTAATTAAGGTGCCAAGAAAAAGAGAGCTCAAGAAGAGATTCACTTACATGGCATTGGTGCCGAGGTGTTGGCCGGCGCCGGCGCCTTCTCGGCGTGCTCCTTTCTGGAGACCGCCTCCGGCACCCCGGGCTCTCGAGAGCCGGCAGTCGCCGGGCCCTTCTCCGTCAGATCGACGCGATCCACGGCGCTGCCGTTCCTGCCGCCAGTAAATGCGGGTTCTTCGGGCGCcgacgaggaggacgacggcggagcGTTC from Triticum aestivum cultivar Chinese Spring chromosome 3B, IWGSC CS RefSeq v2.1, whole genome shotgun sequence includes these protein-coding regions:
- the LOC123068400 gene encoding beta-1,2-xylosyltransferease XAX1, which gives rise to MASTTAYARPSKLPGAGPGERRPAPPRLIRAFLASGAKIEPRKLAAGLLAGCCLALLTYVSLAKLYAVYSPVFATTSALLQNAPPSSSSSAPEEPAFTGGRNGSAVDRVDLTEKGPATAGSREPGVPEAVSRKEHAEKAPAPANTSAPMPSQGERKSNSSSNVAAGPMSCDENGVDEGFPYARPAVCKLSGDIRVSPSQKTMYLVNPSGGGGFDEKGEKRLRPYARNDDFLLPAVVEVTVKSVASPEAAPQCTKQHRVPAVVFSVAGYTDNFFHDNTDVLIPLFLTTAHLKGEVQLLITNYKPWWVQKYTPVLRRLSNYDVINFDDDADVHCFSRGYLGMYRDRDLIIAPHPTRNPRNYTMLDYTRFLRAAYGLRRDQPAVLGAEPGMQPRMLIISRGGTRKLLNQDEVAAAASEIGFNVTVAEAGDDVPAFAALVNSADVLLAVHGAGLTNQIFLPTNGVVLQIVPWGNMDWMATNFYGQPARDMQLRYVEYYIDEEETSLKDKYPRDHMVFKDPKALHKQGWQALADTIMKQDVKVNITRFQPFLLQAMDELQE